One Pseudomonas muyukensis DNA segment encodes these proteins:
- a CDS encoding ATP-binding cassette domain-containing protein: protein MIRLSNLTLQRGPQRLLEGAEMTLHTGHKAGLIGANGAGKSSLFALLRGELSPDAGDCQLPGDWRIAHMRQEVDTLERIAVDYVLDGDVRLRKVQAELAAAEQAHDGTALARLHSELDSADGYTADARARKLLAGLGFSNEQMDRRVGDFSGGWRMRLNLAQALMCPSDLLLLDEPTNHLDLDAILWLEDWLKGYPGTLLLISHDRDFLDAVVDHVLHVEQRKLNLYKGGYSAFERTRAERLAQQQQAYEKQQAQRAHMEKYIARFKAQATKARQAQSRIKALERMEELSAAHVDSPFDFVFRESEKISSPLLDLAEGRLGYGDKAILEKVKLQLAPGARIGLLGPNGAGKSTLIKNLAGELQPLSGRLVRGENLAVGYFAQHQLDSLDDKASPLLHLQRIAPSEREQTLRDFLGGFDFHGDRVDEPVVNFSGGEKARLALALIAWERPNLLLLDEPTNHLDLEMRLALTMALQEFAGAVVVVSHDRHLLKSTTNDFLLVADGKVDTFDGDLDDYSRWLIEYRQRNAPASNTPVNPDKTDKKAQRQAAAALRQQLAPHKKAADKLEAELNQVHQQLAEIETALGDSGLYEASRKDELRDLLARQTKLKQREGELEEAWMQALETLESMQAELEALS from the coding sequence ATGATCAGACTATCGAACCTCACTTTACAGCGTGGTCCACAGCGCCTGCTAGAAGGCGCCGAGATGACCCTGCACACCGGTCACAAGGCCGGCCTGATCGGCGCCAATGGCGCCGGCAAATCCAGCCTGTTCGCCCTGCTGCGCGGCGAGCTGTCGCCCGATGCCGGCGACTGCCAGCTGCCCGGCGACTGGCGCATCGCCCACATGCGCCAGGAGGTCGACACCCTCGAGCGCATCGCCGTGGACTACGTGCTCGACGGCGATGTGCGCCTGCGCAAGGTCCAGGCCGAACTCGCCGCCGCCGAGCAGGCCCACGACGGCACCGCCCTGGCCCGCCTGCACAGTGAGCTGGACAGCGCCGACGGCTACACCGCCGATGCCCGCGCGCGCAAGCTGCTGGCGGGCCTAGGTTTCAGCAACGAGCAGATGGACCGCCGGGTCGGCGACTTCTCCGGTGGCTGGCGGATGCGCCTGAACCTGGCGCAGGCCTTGATGTGCCCGTCCGACCTGCTGCTGCTCGACGAGCCCACCAACCACCTGGACCTCGACGCCATCCTCTGGCTCGAGGACTGGCTCAAGGGCTACCCGGGCACGCTGTTGCTGATCTCCCACGACCGCGACTTCCTCGACGCCGTGGTCGACCATGTGCTGCATGTCGAGCAGCGCAAGCTCAACCTCTACAAGGGCGGCTACAGCGCCTTCGAGCGCACCCGCGCCGAACGCCTGGCGCAGCAGCAGCAGGCGTACGAGAAGCAGCAGGCGCAGCGCGCGCACATGGAAAAGTACATCGCCCGCTTCAAGGCCCAGGCCACCAAGGCGCGCCAGGCGCAGAGCCGGATCAAGGCCCTGGAGCGCATGGAGGAGCTGTCGGCGGCGCATGTCGATTCGCCGTTCGACTTCGTCTTTCGCGAGTCGGAAAAAATCTCCAGCCCGTTGCTCGACCTCGCCGAAGGCCGCCTGGGTTACGGCGACAAGGCGATCCTCGAGAAGGTCAAGCTGCAACTGGCGCCCGGTGCGCGCATCGGCCTGCTCGGCCCCAACGGCGCGGGCAAGTCGACCCTGATCAAGAACCTCGCCGGCGAGTTGCAGCCGCTGTCCGGGCGCCTGGTGCGCGGCGAGAACCTCGCCGTCGGCTACTTCGCCCAGCACCAGCTCGATTCGCTGGACGACAAGGCCAGCCCGCTGCTGCACTTGCAGCGAATTGCGCCGAGCGAGCGTGAGCAGACCCTGCGCGACTTCCTGGGTGGTTTCGACTTCCACGGTGATCGCGTCGACGAGCCGGTGGTCAACTTCTCCGGCGGCGAAAAGGCGCGCCTGGCCCTGGCCCTGATCGCCTGGGAACGGCCTAACCTGCTGCTGCTCGACGAACCGACCAACCACCTCGACCTGGAGATGCGCCTGGCGTTGACCATGGCCCTGCAGGAGTTTGCCGGGGCCGTGGTGGTGGTATCCCACGACCGTCACCTGCTCAAGAGCACCACCAACGATTTCCTGCTGGTGGCCGACGGCAAGGTCGACACCTTCGACGGCGACCTCGACGACTACAGCCGCTGGCTGATCGAGTACCGTCAGCGCAATGCGCCGGCCAGCAATACTCCGGTCAACCCGGACAAGACCGACAAGAAGGCCCAGCGCCAGGCCGCCGCCGCCTTGCGTCAGCAGTTGGCGCCGCACAAGAAGGCCGCCGACAAACTCGAGGCCGAGCTCAACCAGGTGCACCAGCAACTGGCCGAGATCGAAACCGCCCTTGGCGACAGCGGTTTGTACGAGGCCTCGCGCAAGGACGAGCTGCGCGACCTGCTGGCCCGTCAGACCAAGCTCAAGCAACGCGAAGGCGAGCTTGAGGAAGCCTGGATGCAAGCCCTGGAAACACTGGAAAGCATGCAGGCCGAGCTCGAGGCGCTGTCCTGA
- a CDS encoding TIGR02444 family protein, with protein MHTDLWNHALALYARPGVEAASLALQELGGDVCLLLCATWLQARGVTADEQRTAALQALASPWQRDVVAPLRTLRRQWREHALADPQLSVLREQVKDLELQAERTLLERLEALAREWPATADAGQDWLARLAPDQARNHDALHQLRVAARELQDAEVGD; from the coding sequence ATGCACACCGACCTGTGGAATCACGCCCTGGCCCTGTACGCCCGGCCGGGTGTCGAAGCGGCCAGCCTGGCCCTTCAGGAACTGGGCGGCGATGTCTGCCTGCTGCTCTGCGCCACCTGGCTGCAGGCCCGTGGCGTGACCGCCGACGAGCAACGAACGGCCGCCTTGCAGGCCTTGGCCAGCCCCTGGCAACGCGACGTGGTTGCGCCGCTGCGCACGCTACGCCGGCAGTGGCGCGAGCACGCGCTGGCCGACCCGCAGTTGAGCGTGTTGCGTGAACAGGTCAAGGACCTGGAACTACAGGCTGAGCGTACCTTGCTCGAACGTCTGGAGGCGTTGGCGCGGGAGTGGCCTGCGACAGCGGACGCCGGGCAGGATTGGCTGGCCCGACTGGCGCCGGACCAGGCCCGGAACCACGACGCGCTGCATCAGCTGCGCGTCGCGGCCCGTGAGCTTCAGGACGCCGAAGTCGGCGACTGA
- a CDS encoding AlgP family protein translates to MSAKKKPVSTPLHLLQQLSGSLLEHLEDACSQALADAEKLLAKLEKQRGKAQEKLHNARLKLQDAAKAGKAKAQGKAQKAAGELEDLLDSLKDRQTQTRTYIQQLKRDAQESLKLAQGVGKVREAAAKALDSRAAAPKAAAKPAAKTTAAKPAAKPAAKPAAKAPARAAAAKPAAKPAAAKAPARTAAAKPAAAKAPARSAAAKPAAAKAPARTAAAKPVAAKAPAKTAAAKPAAKPAAKPAVAKPAAAKAPAKTTAAKPAAKAPVKAAAAKPAATKAPAKAPAKPVAKPVAAKAPAKPAAAKPVASKPADSKPATAANGASPASAASTAAPAATATPAQSPTSAS, encoded by the coding sequence ATGTCGGCCAAAAAGAAGCCAGTAAGTACGCCGTTGCACCTGCTCCAGCAACTTTCGGGCAGCCTGCTCGAACATTTGGAAGATGCCTGCTCCCAAGCGCTGGCGGATGCCGAGAAGCTATTGGCCAAGTTGGAAAAACAACGTGGCAAGGCCCAGGAGAAACTGCACAACGCCCGCCTGAAGTTGCAGGACGCGGCCAAGGCCGGTAAAGCCAAGGCACAGGGCAAGGCACAAAAAGCCGCCGGTGAACTTGAAGACTTGCTCGACTCGCTCAAGGATCGCCAGACCCAGACCCGCACTTATATCCAGCAACTCAAGCGTGACGCCCAGGAAAGCCTGAAGCTGGCCCAGGGCGTCGGCAAGGTGCGCGAGGCTGCCGCCAAGGCACTGGACTCGCGTGCCGCAGCACCGAAGGCCGCGGCCAAGCCTGCGGCGAAAACCACCGCGGCCAAACCGGCAGCAAAACCCGCTGCCAAGCCCGCCGCCAAGGCGCCGGCCCGGGCTGCTGCCGCCAAGCCAGCGGCTAAACCCGCTGCGGCCAAGGCCCCGGCCAGAACCGCTGCTGCCAAGCCTGCCGCTGCCAAGGCGCCGGCCAGATCCGCTGCCGCCAAGCCTGCCGCTGCCAAAGCCCCGGCCAGAACCGCCGCGGCCAAGCCTGTCGCTGCCAAGGCACCGGCGAAAACAGCCGCCGCCAAACCCGCTGCCAAGCCAGCGGCTAAACCAGCCGTTGCCAAACCTGCCGCCGCCAAGGCCCCGGCGAAAACCACAGCGGCCAAACCAGCAGCCAAGGCTCCGGTGAAAGCTGCGGCGGCCAAGCCTGCTGCCACCAAGGCACCGGCCAAGGCACCAGCCAAACCGGTTGCCAAGCCCGTTGCCGCCAAGGCCCCGGCCAAACCCGCCGCCGCCAAGCCGGTTGCCAGCAAACCCGCTGACAGCAAACCAGCCACGGCGGCCAACGGTGCCTCCCCTGCGTCGGCAGCCAGCACGGCAGCGCCAGCAGCAACCGCTACCCCGGCTCAGTCGCCGACTTCGGCGTCCTGA
- a CDS encoding FKBP-type peptidyl-prolyl cis-trans isomerase, which translates to MPRSLIFGLCLVPALCLANTDNSPATDSDLAYSLGASLGERLRQEVPGLQLEALVEGLRQAYQGEPPRIAKSRMQAILAQHEEQANAAAEQAQVDKLLAAEKRFLASERARKGVHELADGILYSELASGTGAQPKASGRVQVRYVGRLPDGTVFDQNLQPQWFKLDSVIEGWQVALPKMKTGAKWRLVVPSAKAYGADGAGDLIAPYTPLVFEIELLAVSD; encoded by the coding sequence ATGCCTCGCTCTCTGATTTTCGGCCTGTGCCTGGTGCCTGCGCTGTGCCTGGCCAACACCGACAACAGCCCCGCCACCGACAGCGACCTGGCCTACAGCCTGGGTGCCAGCCTGGGCGAGCGGCTGCGCCAGGAAGTGCCTGGGCTGCAGCTCGAGGCCCTGGTGGAAGGCCTGCGCCAGGCGTATCAAGGCGAGCCTCCACGTATTGCCAAGTCGCGCATGCAGGCCATCCTCGCGCAGCACGAAGAACAGGCCAATGCTGCCGCCGAACAGGCGCAGGTGGACAAGCTGCTGGCCGCGGAAAAACGCTTCCTCGCCAGCGAACGCGCCCGCAAAGGCGTCCATGAGCTGGCCGATGGCATTCTCTACAGCGAACTGGCCAGCGGCACGGGCGCACAGCCCAAGGCCAGCGGCAGGGTGCAGGTACGCTACGTGGGACGTCTGCCGGATGGCACGGTGTTCGACCAGAACCTGCAACCGCAATGGTTCAAGCTCGACTCGGTGATCGAAGGCTGGCAGGTGGCATTGCCGAAGATGAAGACCGGGGCGAAATGGCGCCTGGTGGTGCCATCGGCCAAAGCCTATGGCGCCGACGGGGCGGGCGACCTGATCGCGCCCTATACCCCTCTGGTGTTCGAAATCGAGCTGCTGGCAGTGTCCGACTGA
- the rsd gene encoding sigma D regulator, protein MLDSCQNAQERWGGVHKLIDRWLEERQELVQAFRALRDAKPAFADKDQNRDFCAVLVDYVSAWHFEVSEQLVSEAKAFGDTKALELAKQINPRIDDSTQIALAFNDHCEKGECTDPERFAEKLGKLGSLLRERFELEDCLIDVLHTAHKQEDAVQA, encoded by the coding sequence ATGCTCGATAGTTGCCAGAACGCCCAGGAACGCTGGGGCGGTGTTCACAAGCTGATCGATCGTTGGCTGGAGGAGCGCCAGGAATTGGTGCAAGCCTTCCGCGCCCTGCGCGATGCCAAGCCGGCGTTTGCCGACAAAGACCAGAACCGCGATTTCTGCGCCGTTCTGGTCGACTATGTTTCGGCCTGGCACTTCGAGGTCAGCGAGCAGCTGGTCAGCGAAGCCAAGGCCTTTGGCGATACCAAGGCGCTTGAACTGGCCAAGCAGATCAATCCACGTATCGATGACAGCACCCAGATCGCGCTGGCTTTCAATGACCACTGCGAAAAGGGCGAGTGCACCGACCCCGAACGCTTCGCCGAAAAACTGGGCAAGTTAGGCAGCTTGCTGCGCGAACGCTTCGAGCTCGAAGACTGCCTCATCGACGTGCTGCACACTGCACACAAGCAAGAAGACGCAGTCCAGGCCTGA
- a CDS encoding disulfide bond formation protein B: MSLACLRSFYLPALLIALGVLVASFRLESVVGLIPCALCFSQRLMLGLYALASLAAVLHAPRSWAKRGYAWLTLATAVAGALLAGRHVWLQSDPSPSAGCHLPLEQLVQRPLGEILHMFVLGSPDCVSISWSFLDLTLPEWSLLAFLLLAALPASWLVAYRFRKGALR; the protein is encoded by the coding sequence ATGTCGCTGGCCTGCTTGCGCAGCTTTTACCTTCCTGCCCTCCTGATTGCCCTGGGGGTGCTGGTCGCCTCGTTCCGGCTCGAATCGGTGGTTGGCCTGATCCCCTGCGCGCTGTGTTTCAGCCAGCGTCTGATGCTCGGCCTGTATGCCTTGGCGAGCCTGGCGGCGGTGCTGCATGCCCCGCGCTCGTGGGCCAAGCGCGGCTATGCCTGGCTGACCTTGGCCACCGCCGTGGCCGGGGCGTTGCTGGCGGGGCGGCATGTCTGGTTGCAGAGCGACCCGTCGCCCAGCGCCGGTTGCCACCTGCCGCTGGAGCAGCTCGTGCAGCGGCCCTTGGGCGAGATCCTGCACATGTTCGTGTTGGGCAGCCCCGATTGCGTCTCCATCAGCTGGAGCTTCCTCGACCTGACCTTGCCCGAATGGAGCCTGCTGGCCTTTTTGCTGCTGGCCGCGCTGCCCGCGTCCTGGCTGGTGGCGTATCGATTCCGCAAGGGCGCGCTGCGTTGA
- a CDS encoding heme biosynthesis HemY N-terminal domain-containing protein: MKRVYLLAVLAIVIAAALGIAIAKHSGYVLIAYGGFRYQSGLWAALGALAGLVVLLLLLRYLVGLVLTSSGVVNPWSRRNRSRRTRIAVEQGQLDLAEGRWASAQRHLQRAAESDRQPLLYYLGAARAANEQGRVDDRDNLLERALERQPQAELAIALTHAQLQMDRGENDGALEALQAMQERHPHNAQVLRLLQRLHLERGDWPALIRLLPDLRKHKVLPPAELADLEQRAWGQNLGLAASRGEDPQTARQALERAWQQLTAAQRQEPQLVSAYAEQLRQSGAQGEAEQVLRAALKRGYESHLARLYGLVRGDDPARQLQVAEGWLKEHPQDPSLLLTLGRLSLQNRLWGKARDYLESSLRLERNPEACAELARLLAGLGETERSNQLFQEGLGLLDERLLALPLPEGVRA; encoded by the coding sequence ATGAAGCGTGTCTACCTGCTGGCGGTGCTGGCGATCGTCATCGCCGCGGCGCTGGGCATCGCCATCGCCAAGCACAGCGGCTATGTGCTGATCGCCTATGGCGGTTTCCGTTACCAGTCGGGGCTATGGGCCGCGCTGGGGGCATTGGCCGGGCTGGTCGTGCTGCTGTTGCTGCTGCGCTACCTGGTCGGTCTGGTGCTGACCTCAAGCGGTGTGGTCAACCCATGGTCGCGGCGCAACCGCAGCCGGCGTACCCGCATCGCCGTCGAGCAAGGCCAGCTGGATCTGGCCGAGGGCCGCTGGGCAAGCGCGCAACGGCACCTGCAACGGGCCGCCGAGTCCGACCGCCAGCCCCTGCTGTATTACCTTGGCGCCGCCCGCGCGGCCAACGAACAGGGCCGTGTCGACGACCGCGACAACCTGCTCGAACGCGCCCTGGAGCGCCAGCCCCAGGCCGAACTGGCGATTGCCTTGACTCACGCCCAGTTGCAAATGGACCGTGGCGAGAACGACGGCGCGCTCGAAGCCCTGCAGGCCATGCAGGAGCGTCACCCGCACAATGCCCAGGTGCTGCGCCTGTTGCAGCGCCTGCACCTGGAACGCGGCGACTGGCCGGCACTGATTCGCCTGCTGCCAGACCTGCGCAAGCACAAGGTGCTGCCGCCGGCCGAGCTGGCAGATCTGGAGCAGCGTGCCTGGGGTCAGAACCTGGGCCTGGCGGCCAGCCGTGGCGAGGACCCGCAGACTGCCCGCCAGGCACTGGAGCGGGCCTGGCAGCAACTGACGGCGGCCCAGCGCCAAGAGCCTCAGCTGGTGTCGGCGTATGCCGAGCAATTGCGTCAGAGCGGTGCCCAAGGCGAGGCCGAACAGGTGCTGCGGGCTGCGCTCAAGCGCGGCTATGAGAGCCACCTGGCGCGGTTGTATGGCCTGGTGCGCGGCGATGACCCGGCGCGCCAGCTACAGGTTGCCGAGGGGTGGCTCAAGGAACACCCGCAAGACCCTAGCCTGTTGCTGACCCTGGGGCGCCTGAGCTTGCAGAACCGTCTGTGGGGCAAGGCACGCGACTACCTGGAGAGCAGCCTGCGCCTGGAGCGCAACCCGGAGGCCTGTGCGGAGCTGGCGCGGTTGTTGGCCGGGCTGGGCGAAACGGAGCGCAGCAACCAGCTGTTCCAGGAAGGCCTCGGGTTGCTGGACGAGCGCCTGCTGGCCCTGCCCTTGCCGGAAGGCGTGCGGGCCTGA
- a CDS encoding uroporphyrinogen-III C-methyltransferase, with protein sequence MSETVLSNTEQPKASEAPNTTTATPARRSGSGLALLALLLGAAGVAVGGWGAWQVRQLQGSEQGQGEHLQALNQRADALQQREQQLTAQLASLPAASELEDRRRLVAQLQGDQQRLSQRLETALGESRKEWRLAEAEHLLRLATLRLSALQDIASAKALVEGADEILREQSDPGAFAAREQLARSLATLSSTQQPDRTGLFLKLAAQREQVQHLSAQSPEFDGKADALGALTADGDGASRWSQWWAQISKYFQIEFNADDNVRPLLSGQSLNQLRLALSLTIEQAQWAALNGEAKVYAQALDDARSVLLANFNADNPQSKAMLDSLNQLAEQPVSVVTPDLSESLVAVQAYIQRRHQPASAEGAKP encoded by the coding sequence GTGAGCGAAACTGTCTTGTCCAACACCGAACAGCCCAAGGCGTCCGAAGCGCCGAACACCACTACCGCCACGCCCGCCCGACGCTCCGGCAGCGGCTTGGCGCTGCTTGCGCTGCTGCTGGGCGCCGCCGGGGTCGCGGTTGGCGGCTGGGGCGCCTGGCAGGTGCGGCAGCTGCAAGGCAGCGAGCAAGGCCAGGGCGAACACCTGCAAGCCTTGAATCAACGCGCTGACGCCTTGCAGCAGCGTGAGCAGCAGCTCACTGCGCAACTGGCCAGCCTGCCGGCGGCCAGCGAGCTGGAAGACCGTCGGCGCCTGGTGGCGCAACTGCAGGGCGACCAGCAGCGCCTGAGCCAGCGCCTGGAGACCGCGCTTGGCGAAAGCCGCAAGGAGTGGCGCCTGGCCGAGGCCGAGCATTTGCTGCGCCTGGCGACCCTGCGCCTGTCGGCGCTGCAGGACATCGCCAGCGCCAAGGCGCTGGTCGAAGGCGCCGATGAAATCCTCCGCGAGCAAAGCGACCCAGGGGCCTTCGCCGCCCGTGAGCAGCTGGCGCGCAGCCTGGCCACGCTCTCCAGCACCCAGCAGCCGGACCGTACCGGCCTGTTCCTCAAGCTGGCCGCCCAGCGCGAGCAGGTCCAGCATCTCAGCGCCCAGTCGCCGGAGTTCGATGGCAAGGCCGATGCCCTGGGCGCGCTGACGGCCGATGGCGACGGCGCCAGCCGCTGGTCACAGTGGTGGGCGCAGATCTCCAAGTACTTCCAGATCGAATTCAACGCCGACGACAATGTGCGCCCGTTGCTGTCCGGGCAGTCGCTCAACCAGCTGCGCCTGGCCCTGAGCCTGACCATCGAGCAGGCCCAGTGGGCGGCGCTCAACGGTGAGGCAAAGGTATACGCCCAGGCCCTGGACGATGCGCGCAGCGTGTTGCTGGCCAACTTCAACGCGGACAACCCGCAGAGCAAGGCCATGCTCGACAGCCTCAACCAGCTGGCCGAACAACCGGTGTCGGTGGTCACGCCTGACTTGAGCGAAAGCCTGGTCGCGGTGCAGGCCTATATCCAGCGGCGGCACCAGCCGGCCAGCGCCGAGGGGGCCAAGCCATGA
- a CDS encoding uroporphyrinogen-III synthase yields the protein MSPWRLLLTRPEEDCAALAQALAEAGIASASLPLLTIEALEQGPAQRLGLQAIGQARAIIVVSKPAARLLLEALDRAGIAVPPTGWFTVGEATARVLQERGLLVTFPTAGDDSEALLCLPALREAASFPTARVVIVRGEGGRELLAERLAEQGASVDYLELYRRSLPHYPPGTLVQRVVGERLNGLVVSSGQGLEHLHRLAGVDWPWLSRLPLFVPSPRVADQARALGAREIVDCRGASAAALLAAVQRTAAPAP from the coding sequence GTGAGCCCCTGGCGCCTGCTGCTGACTCGCCCCGAAGAGGACTGCGCGGCACTGGCGCAGGCCCTGGCAGAGGCGGGCATTGCCAGCGCGAGCTTGCCGTTGCTGACCATCGAGGCCCTCGAACAGGGCCCGGCGCAACGGCTGGGCCTGCAGGCCATCGGCCAGGCGCGGGCGATCATCGTGGTGAGCAAGCCGGCAGCCCGCCTGCTGCTCGAGGCCCTGGACCGCGCGGGCATCGCAGTGCCGCCCACGGGGTGGTTCACGGTGGGCGAGGCCACGGCACGGGTGTTGCAGGAACGTGGGCTTTTGGTGACTTTCCCTACAGCCGGTGACGACAGCGAGGCCTTGCTTTGCCTGCCTGCCCTGCGCGAGGCTGCCAGCTTTCCTACAGCCCGTGTCGTGATTGTCCGTGGCGAGGGAGGTCGCGAACTGCTGGCCGAGCGTCTTGCCGAGCAAGGTGCTAGTGTCGATTATCTGGAACTGTATCGGCGCAGCCTGCCGCATTACCCGCCTGGCACCCTGGTGCAGCGCGTCGTTGGGGAACGCCTCAACGGCCTAGTGGTCAGCAGTGGGCAGGGGCTTGAACACCTGCACCGGCTGGCGGGCGTCGATTGGCCATGGCTGTCGCGCCTGCCGCTGTTCGTGCCCAGCCCGCGTGTGGCCGACCAGGCCCGCGCCCTGGGCGCTCGAGAAATTGTGGATTGCCGTGGCGCCAGTGCCGCGGCCTTGCTGGCAGCCGTGCAGCGAACCGCTGCGCCTGCCCCTTAA
- the hemC gene encoding hydroxymethylbilane synthase: protein MSTREIRIATRKSALALWQAEYVKARLEQAHPGIQVTLVPMVSRGDKLLDAPLAKIGGKGLFVKELETALLDNQADIAVHSMKDVPMDFPEGLGLYCICEREDPRDAFVSNTFESLEALPAGSIVGTSSLRRQAQLLARRPDLKIQFLRGNVNTRLAKLDAGEYDAIILAAAGLIRLGFEERITSTISVDHSLPAGGQGAVGIECRSADREIHALLAPLHHLDTADRVIAERALNKRLNGGCQVPIACYAVLEGEQLWLRGLVGQPSGGTLLVADARAPRGKAEALGVQVAEDLLGQGAEAILQEVYGEAGHP from the coding sequence ATGTCCACTCGCGAAATCCGCATTGCCACCCGTAAAAGTGCCCTGGCCCTGTGGCAGGCCGAATATGTCAAAGCCCGCCTGGAGCAGGCCCACCCCGGCATCCAGGTGACCCTGGTGCCCATGGTCAGCCGCGGCGACAAGCTGCTCGACGCGCCGCTGGCGAAGATCGGCGGCAAGGGCCTGTTCGTCAAGGAGCTGGAAACCGCGCTGCTGGACAACCAGGCCGACATCGCCGTGCACTCGATGAAGGATGTGCCCATGGACTTCCCCGAAGGCCTGGGCCTGTACTGCATCTGCGAGCGCGAAGACCCACGTGACGCCTTCGTCTCCAATACCTTCGAAAGCCTCGAGGCGCTGCCGGCCGGCAGCATCGTCGGCACCTCCAGCCTGCGCCGCCAGGCCCAGTTGCTGGCACGCCGGCCGGACCTGAAAATCCAGTTCCTGCGCGGTAACGTCAACACCCGCCTGGCCAAGCTCGATGCCGGCGAGTACGACGCCATCATCCTCGCTGCCGCCGGCCTGATTCGCCTCGGCTTCGAAGAGCGCATCACCTCCACCATCAGTGTCGACCATAGCCTGCCGGCCGGCGGCCAGGGCGCCGTGGGCATCGAGTGCCGCAGCGCCGACCGCGAGATCCATGCGCTGCTGGCGCCGCTGCATCACCTCGATACCGCCGACCGCGTGATCGCCGAGCGTGCCCTGAACAAGCGCCTCAATGGCGGCTGCCAGGTGCCGATTGCCTGCTACGCAGTGCTCGAAGGCGAGCAACTGTGGCTGCGTGGCCTGGTCGGGCAACCGTCCGGTGGCACGCTGCTGGTGGCTGACGCCCGTGCGCCGCGTGGCAAGGCCGAAGCCCTGGGCGTGCAGGTCGCCGAGGACCTGCTCGGCCAGGGTGCCGAGGCGATCCTCCAGGAAGTCTATGGCGAGGCCGGCCACCCGTGA
- a CDS encoding LytR/AlgR family response regulator transcription factor, whose translation MNVLIVDDEPQARERLSRLLGELEGYTVMEPSATNGEEALALIESLKPDVVLLDIGMPGLDGLQVAARLCEREAPPAVVFCTGDDEYGSQAFKDSTLSHVDKPIQAQALRDALRRAEKPNRAQLAALTRPASDAGGGPRSHISARTRKGIELIPLPQVIYFIADHKYVTLRHEAGEVLLDEPLKALEDEFGERFVRIHRNALVARERIERLQRTPLGHFQLYLRGLDGDALTVSRRHVAGVRKMMQALH comes from the coding sequence ATGAATGTCCTGATCGTTGATGATGAACCCCAGGCCCGCGAGCGCTTGAGCCGGCTGCTCGGCGAGCTGGAGGGCTATACCGTGATGGAGCCCAGCGCCACCAACGGCGAGGAGGCCCTGGCCCTGATCGAAAGCCTCAAGCCCGACGTGGTGCTGCTGGATATCGGCATGCCTGGCCTGGACGGGCTGCAGGTCGCCGCCCGCCTGTGCGAGCGCGAAGCGCCGCCGGCCGTGGTGTTCTGCACCGGCGACGATGAATACGGCAGCCAGGCCTTCAAGGACAGCACCCTCAGCCATGTCGACAAACCGATCCAGGCCCAGGCCCTGCGCGACGCGCTGCGCCGCGCCGAGAAGCCCAACCGGGCGCAACTGGCGGCCTTGACCCGCCCGGCCAGCGACGCCGGGGGCGGCCCGCGCAGCCATATCAGCGCCCGTACCCGCAAGGGCATCGAGCTGATCCCGCTGCCCCAGGTGATCTATTTCATTGCCGACCACAAGTACGTCACCCTGCGCCACGAGGCCGGCGAGGTACTGCTCGACGAACCGCTCAAGGCGCTGGAAGACGAGTTCGGCGAGCGCTTTGTTCGCATCCACCGCAACGCACTGGTCGCCCGCGAGCGCATCGAGCGCCTGCAGCGCACGCCGCTGGGGCATTTCCAGCTTTATTTGAGGGGGCTCGACGGCGATGCCCTGACGGTAAGCCGGCGGCATGTGGCCGGGGTGCGCAAGATGATGCAGGCCCTGCACTGA